One window from the genome of Salvia miltiorrhiza cultivar Shanhuang (shh) chromosome 7, IMPLAD_Smil_shh, whole genome shotgun sequence encodes:
- the LOC130993626 gene encoding F-box/kelch-repeat protein At1g23390-like has protein sequence MAANTDQQTAVEDEDFRFHADVLESILSHVPLVDLVSASLVSKSWSDAVSSSLRHHNTPRPWLVLHAQARHPPYATAVHAYDPRSGIWIKIPQPPMDYIAGLKSSHSSFVYMFSPSRFSFSSDPLNLEWHHVEPPLVWRQDPIVARVGDSVVVAGGGCDFEDEPLAVEIYDLNTRSWRICDSMPGNIRDSAASSWLSIAVAAEKLIVADKVSGQTHCFDPETNSWSGPFDLLIGESGSISSYNIGCANNSLVLIALCRIKDVERVKIWRVTGDDFECEEIGEMPLEYVERLRSESSGECSINVRVGGSIMYVYNDTWDGEEVVACELVAGGGCRWWSVTNAVAREKTAERLVYTCAVVGIDELQRAMRAGNLRCDFE, from the coding sequence ATGGCAGCAAACACAGATCAACAAACGGCGGTAGAAGATGAAGATTTCAGATTTCATGCCGACGTATTGGAGAGCATCCTCTCGCACGTGCCGCTCGTCGACCTGGTCTCCGCCTCGCTCGTGTCGAAATCATGGAGTGACGCCGTATCCTCCTCCCTCCGCCACCACAACACGCCGCGGCCGTGGCTGGTTCTCCACGCGCAGGCGCGGCACCCTCCGTACGCCACCGCGGTGCACGCGTACGATCCACGCTCCGGCATCTGGATCAAAATACCTCAGCCACCGATGGACTACATTGCCGGCCTCAAATCGTCGCACTCCAGTTTTGTATACATGTTCTCGCCATCGCGTTTCTCTTTCTCCTCCGATCCTCTCAATCTCGAGTGGCACCACGTCGAGCCACCGCTTGTGTGGCGGCAGGATCCGATCGTCGCGCGGGTGGGGGACTCCGTCGTAGTCGCCGGCGGCGGATGTGATTTCGAAGACGAGCCCTTGGCCGTCGAGATCTACGATCTCAATACGCGCTCCTGGCGCATTTGCGACTCGATGCCAGGAAATATAAGAGACTCGGCGGCTTCGTCCTGGCTTTCAATCGCCGTGGCAGCGGAGAAGCTCATCGTCGCCGATAAAGTTTCCGGCCAAACACACTGCTTCGATCCGGAAACCAACTCGTGGTCCGGACCTTTTGATTTACTTATAGGTGAATCTGGATCTATTAGCAGTTATAACATCGGATGCGCCAATAACAGCCTGGTTCTGATCGCGCTTTGCCGGATCAAAGATGTGGAGAGAGTGAAAATTTGGAGAGTGACCGGAGACGATTTTGAGTGTGAAGAGATCGGAGAAATGCCGTTGGAGTACGTGGAGAGATTGAGGAGTGAGAGTTCAGGAGAGTGTTCGATAAATGTTCGGGTGGGTGGGAGTATTATGTACGTGTACAATGATACGTGGGACGGAGAGGAGGTGGTGGCGTGCGAGCTGGTGGCCGGCGGCGGGTGTAGATGGTGGAGCGTGACGAACGCGGTGGCGCGTGAAAAAACGGCGGAGAGGTTGGTCTATACGTGCGCCGTGGTGGGGATTGATGAGTTGCAGAGAGCTATGAGGGCGGGGAACCTGAGATGCGACTTTGAGTAG